The following proteins come from a genomic window of Ilumatobacter coccineus YM16-304:
- a CDS encoding dynamin family protein: protein MSLVDDARQLLDRANTVFDGGPPADEIRRLTERLDEPLRVAIAGKVKAGKSTLLNALVGELLAPTDTGECTKVVTWYRDGHTYQVMLHPADGSPPVQARFSRDDGAIDIDLGGRDATGVDRLDVTWPSGGLRTLTLIDTPGVDSLTQGVSTRAFEFLDPDDSETPADAVLYLMKHIHASDLRLLEAFHDDSVASPNPVNAIAVLSRADEIGAGRPDSMESAARIAARLGDDTRLRRLVQMIVPVAGLLAESAETLTEAEYRELSQLADKLDDLDRLLLSTDRFIEGRPETPLTSIERERLLGRFGLFGIRAALELISSGRATSSTSLSDALLAMSGLDRLRAVLSSLFVDRADVLKARSSLLAIERLCHEHSGRPGVTELEGELERIMSSAHQFNEMNTMAALRSGWVTGPAAQLADLERLLGVSGTAPWQRLGLDGPSADVATAAGEQLGRWQRLAENPLTTHDLATAIRVAIRSLEGIIAGTG from the coding sequence ATGAGCCTCGTCGACGACGCACGCCAACTGCTCGACCGGGCGAACACCGTGTTCGACGGCGGCCCGCCGGCCGACGAGATCCGACGCCTGACCGAACGCCTCGACGAACCCCTGCGGGTGGCCATCGCCGGCAAGGTCAAGGCGGGCAAATCGACGCTGCTCAACGCGCTCGTCGGTGAACTGCTCGCTCCGACCGACACCGGCGAGTGCACGAAGGTCGTCACCTGGTACCGCGACGGCCACACCTACCAGGTCATGTTGCATCCGGCCGACGGCAGCCCGCCCGTCCAGGCCCGATTCAGCCGAGACGACGGCGCGATCGACATCGACCTGGGGGGCCGCGACGCCACCGGCGTCGACCGTCTCGACGTGACGTGGCCGTCGGGAGGCCTGCGCACGCTGACCCTCATCGACACCCCCGGCGTCGATTCGCTGACGCAGGGCGTGTCGACGCGAGCGTTCGAGTTCCTCGACCCCGACGACTCCGAGACCCCGGCCGACGCTGTGCTCTATCTGATGAAGCACATCCACGCGTCCGACCTGCGCCTGCTCGAAGCGTTCCACGACGACTCGGTCGCCAGCCCCAACCCGGTCAACGCGATCGCCGTGCTGTCGCGCGCCGACGAGATCGGGGCGGGTCGTCCGGACTCTATGGAGTCGGCCGCGCGTATCGCCGCTCGGCTCGGCGACGACACACGTCTGCGTCGCCTCGTGCAGATGATCGTTCCGGTGGCCGGGTTGCTGGCCGAGTCGGCCGAGACGCTGACCGAGGCGGAGTATCGCGAGCTGTCCCAACTCGCCGACAAGCTCGACGACCTCGACCGTCTCCTGCTGTCGACCGACCGGTTCATCGAAGGTCGGCCGGAGACACCGCTGACGTCGATCGAGCGCGAGCGTCTGCTGGGCCGATTCGGGCTGTTCGGCATCCGTGCCGCGCTCGAACTGATCTCGTCGGGACGAGCGACGTCGAGCACGTCGTTGTCCGACGCACTGCTCGCGATGTCGGGACTCGACCGACTCCGGGCGGTGTTGTCGAGCCTGTTCGTCGATCGCGCCGACGTACTCAAGGCTCGTTCGAGCCTCCTGGCGATCGAGCGGCTCTGCCACGAGCACTCCGGCCGGCCGGGGGTGACCGAGCTCGAGGGCGAACTCGAACGCATCATGTCGAGCGCTCACCAGTTCAACGAGATGAACACCATGGCCGCGCTGCGCAGCGGCTGGGTCACCGGTCCGGCCGCACAGTTGGCCGACCTCGAGCGGCTGCTCGGCGTATCGGGCACAGCCCCGTGGCAGCGCCTCGGGCTCGACGGTCCGTCGGCCGACGTCGCCACGGCGGCTGGAGAGCAGCTCGGCCGATGGCAGCGCCTCGCCGAGAACCCGCTGACGACGCACGATCTCGCCACCGCCATCCGGGTCGCCATCCGCAGCCTCGAAGGCATCATCGCCGGCACCGGATGA
- a CDS encoding dynamin family protein encodes MNESTSSNTASDAAIAALDQGVMASEAYGRDDLAARLKETRRKLVEPTVNVVVVGEFKQGKSSFINALLNSMVCPVDDDIATAVPTSVRFGDERAAWALTQAADATRSDDEPPPIDRQPIDFDRIADFATERASDPTVVVKGVDVQLPRKLLADGLVLVDTPGVGGLGSAHAAAALGALSVADATIFLSDASQEYTRAEMDFLEQALEMCPTVLCVMTKTDFYPAWRRVLELNKGHLRRAGHDLAILPVSSTLRVEAIRRDDRELNEESGFPAVISALVDDVVGGASDREQRAARSDLLAVTNQLSSQFEAELAALQDPAAQAELTRQLQEAKNQSEQLRGQAARWSTTLNDGVADLTSDVDHDFRQRVRNVLAEADASIEHTDPLEMWAEFEPWLSNRMSFEVVGNYRFLTDRSLELSRAVAEHFAFAGGDVLHQLDIQNPVSALGRVATDTSLEAEESSHAAKGMTMLRGSYTGVLMFTMIGGMVGIPLGPVAVGIGLAMGRKGLKDEKERQQTQRKAQAKNLVRRYSDEVSFQVNKDSRDTLRRTQRQIRDFYSARAEELHRSTTEALTAANQAAATDERERAARIRDVTAELERLGRLRDRVEALSSPGADTKGANA; translated from the coding sequence ATGAACGAATCGACATCCAGCAACACGGCGAGCGATGCAGCCATCGCTGCGCTCGATCAAGGGGTCATGGCGTCGGAGGCGTACGGGCGTGACGATCTCGCCGCTCGCTTGAAGGAGACCCGCCGCAAGCTGGTCGAGCCCACCGTCAACGTGGTCGTCGTCGGCGAGTTCAAGCAGGGCAAGAGTTCGTTCATCAACGCCTTGCTCAATTCGATGGTCTGCCCGGTCGACGACGACATCGCAACGGCCGTGCCCACGTCGGTCCGCTTCGGCGACGAGCGCGCTGCGTGGGCGCTCACCCAAGCAGCCGACGCGACCCGCTCCGACGACGAGCCACCGCCGATCGATCGCCAGCCGATCGACTTCGACAGGATCGCCGACTTCGCGACCGAGCGAGCGAGCGATCCGACGGTCGTCGTCAAAGGCGTCGACGTCCAACTGCCGCGCAAGTTGCTCGCCGATGGTCTGGTCCTGGTCGACACGCCGGGTGTCGGTGGGCTCGGTTCGGCGCATGCGGCGGCAGCTCTCGGCGCGCTGTCGGTCGCCGACGCGACGATCTTCCTCAGCGACGCGTCGCAGGAGTACACACGAGCCGAGATGGACTTCCTCGAGCAGGCGCTCGAGATGTGTCCCACGGTGTTGTGCGTCATGACGAAGACCGACTTCTACCCGGCATGGCGACGGGTGCTCGAGCTCAACAAGGGGCACCTTCGACGGGCTGGGCACGACCTCGCGATTCTGCCGGTGTCGTCCACCCTCCGGGTCGAGGCGATCCGCCGCGACGACCGCGAACTCAACGAAGAGTCGGGCTTTCCGGCGGTGATCTCGGCACTCGTCGACGACGTCGTCGGCGGTGCCAGCGATCGCGAGCAACGAGCCGCTCGCAGCGACCTGCTCGCGGTGACCAATCAACTGAGCTCACAGTTCGAAGCCGAACTCGCAGCGCTGCAGGACCCGGCAGCGCAAGCGGAGCTGACCCGACAGCTGCAAGAAGCGAAGAACCAGTCGGAGCAGCTTCGCGGCCAAGCCGCCCGGTGGAGCACCACCTTGAACGACGGCGTGGCCGACCTCACGAGCGATGTCGATCACGACTTCCGTCAGCGCGTTCGCAACGTGCTCGCCGAGGCCGACGCGTCGATCGAGCACACCGATCCGCTCGAGATGTGGGCCGAGTTCGAGCCCTGGTTGAGCAATCGCATGTCGTTCGAGGTCGTCGGCAACTATCGATTCCTCACCGATCGGTCGCTCGAGTTGAGCCGCGCCGTCGCCGAGCACTTCGCGTTCGCCGGCGGCGACGTGCTCCACCAACTCGACATCCAGAATCCGGTGTCGGCGCTCGGACGTGTCGCGACCGACACGAGCCTCGAGGCAGAGGAGTCGTCGCACGCCGCCAAGGGCATGACGATGCTGCGCGGTTCGTACACCGGTGTCTTGATGTTCACGATGATCGGCGGCATGGTCGGCATTCCGCTCGGTCCGGTTGCCGTCGGCATCGGTCTCGCCATGGGCCGCAAGGGCTTGAAGGACGAGAAGGAGCGCCAGCAGACGCAGCGCAAGGCGCAGGCGAAGAACCTGGTGCGCCGTTACAGCGACGAGGTGTCGTTCCAGGTCAACAAAGACAGCCGTGACACGCTGCGCCGAACGCAACGCCAGATCCGCGACTTCTACTCGGCCCGAGCCGAGGAGTTGCACCGCTCCACGACCGAAGCGCTCACCGCGGCGAACCAGGCCGCCGCAACCGACGAGCGCGAACGGGCGGCCCGCATCCGCGACGTGACCGCCGAGCTCGAACGACTCGGGCGATTGCGTGACCGAGTCGAAGCGCTGTCGAGTCCCGGCGCCGACACGAAGGGGGCGAACGCATGA
- a CDS encoding helix-turn-helix domain-containing protein has product MPRWSERLLVVGHGGTGRTTHARTWADDAVRHVDGPVAWIRGSFEHYADPTSAASERSRSEALSTIEHAVALAVDDAHWLHDDVVDALVSRSADAAVCAALAPWPDSSPLQRLASALTARDPAVHLGPMNTDEVADVQRDGPVTDVPTDALLRFTSGSPALTRLCVDHQWSGDSDDVPAAVVDAVVRLARQSGHDVVQLLQLMALGLRLDDAVAAVLPLRDDAERRLRASGLVADDRPLGVVTTALRHDLTRTDRQALGALVADAGVAASADVRAQIDLTSTDVARRAAAAFRLGHPDAERLVVSALATSRDAEVTELRFGIDMRSMRWSEAAATDNSGFAALARAFAADIDDVREHPADRDIADQLRVMMLEHARGASDVAMAIGADAVERAHALDFAQPLGWSPAAVGALVALGAGDARTARSWALHAIDTNASGDGEQRCHRLIAALAGIALNEFSEALDLVRHGADLDWALRDRFLLAAIDASIARRSGDTARLRSAWQQCEPLLVGQPVSWVLADPLLEVLCAGARLGDLRRVDPAAERLVEQLRQLPADGPGAATSCWLRLHLAIATDDWTAVAEHAGELAALRDGDRRSTARIAAGRAWGQIATVRASEGDGAGIDLAAVDDAVDRLVAVDDAWEASRLLGQAALDHGDAAVARGLLERARNLVTDPVETADGLIAAGLSEREADVARLVADGRTYKDIGAQLFISAKTVEHHVARIRQRLGAGTRAEMLATIREMT; this is encoded by the coding sequence ATGCCACGTTGGTCCGAACGACTCCTCGTGGTCGGCCACGGAGGCACCGGCCGAACCACGCACGCCCGAACGTGGGCAGACGACGCCGTCCGCCACGTCGACGGGCCGGTTGCGTGGATCCGCGGCTCGTTCGAGCACTACGCCGATCCCACGTCGGCGGCGAGCGAACGGTCTCGCAGCGAGGCGCTCTCCACGATCGAGCACGCCGTCGCGCTCGCCGTCGACGACGCACACTGGCTGCACGACGACGTCGTCGATGCGCTGGTGTCGCGATCGGCCGATGCGGCGGTGTGCGCGGCACTCGCACCATGGCCCGACAGCTCCCCGCTACAACGGCTCGCCAGCGCGCTGACCGCTCGTGACCCGGCCGTCCACCTCGGCCCGATGAACACCGACGAGGTCGCCGACGTGCAGCGCGATGGCCCGGTCACCGACGTTCCGACCGACGCACTCCTGCGGTTCACCAGCGGCTCCCCCGCGCTGACCCGGCTCTGCGTCGATCATCAGTGGTCGGGTGACTCCGACGACGTACCGGCCGCCGTGGTCGACGCCGTGGTCCGGCTCGCCCGCCAATCGGGCCACGACGTCGTGCAACTGCTCCAGTTGATGGCACTCGGCCTCCGCCTGGACGACGCCGTCGCCGCCGTGCTGCCCCTGCGCGACGACGCCGAGCGTCGGCTCCGCGCGAGCGGCTTGGTCGCCGACGATCGCCCGCTCGGCGTGGTCACGACCGCGTTGCGTCATGACCTCACGCGCACCGACCGGCAAGCGCTCGGCGCGCTGGTCGCCGACGCGGGCGTCGCAGCGTCGGCCGACGTCCGAGCGCAGATCGACCTCACCAGTACCGATGTCGCCCGCCGGGCCGCCGCCGCGTTCCGCCTCGGGCACCCCGATGCCGAGCGGCTCGTCGTCAGCGCGCTGGCGACGTCTCGCGATGCCGAGGTCACCGAGCTCCGATTCGGCATCGACATGCGCTCGATGCGATGGAGCGAGGCTGCGGCAACCGACAACAGCGGGTTCGCAGCGCTCGCCCGAGCGTTCGCCGCTGACATCGACGACGTGCGCGAGCATCCGGCCGATCGAGACATCGCCGACCAGCTCCGCGTGATGATGCTCGAACACGCCCGTGGTGCATCGGACGTGGCCATGGCGATCGGGGCCGACGCCGTGGAACGGGCGCATGCACTCGATTTCGCTCAACCGCTCGGCTGGTCGCCGGCAGCGGTCGGGGCGTTGGTCGCACTCGGCGCCGGCGATGCACGCACGGCCCGATCGTGGGCGTTGCACGCGATCGACACCAACGCGTCAGGCGACGGTGAGCAACGCTGCCACCGGTTGATCGCAGCGCTCGCCGGCATCGCCCTGAACGAGTTCTCCGAGGCGCTCGACCTCGTCCGACACGGTGCCGATCTCGACTGGGCACTGCGCGACCGTTTCCTCCTCGCCGCCATCGACGCCTCGATCGCTCGCCGCTCGGGGGACACCGCTCGTCTGCGTAGTGCGTGGCAACAGTGCGAGCCGCTACTCGTCGGCCAGCCGGTGTCGTGGGTGCTCGCCGACCCGCTCCTCGAGGTCTTGTGCGCCGGGGCGCGACTGGGCGATCTGCGTCGCGTCGACCCTGCGGCCGAGCGCCTCGTCGAACAACTGCGGCAGCTTCCCGCCGACGGGCCGGGCGCTGCGACGTCGTGCTGGTTGCGTCTGCACCTCGCGATCGCCACCGACGACTGGACCGCGGTGGCTGAACATGCCGGCGAGCTCGCCGCGCTGCGGGACGGCGATCGGCGAAGTACGGCACGCATCGCCGCCGGGCGAGCGTGGGGACAGATCGCCACCGTGCGCGCCAGCGAGGGTGATGGCGCGGGGATCGATCTCGCGGCCGTCGACGACGCCGTCGATCGGTTGGTGGCCGTCGACGACGCGTGGGAGGCATCGCGACTGCTCGGCCAAGCGGCACTCGATCACGGCGACGCGGCCGTCGCCCGTGGCCTGCTCGAACGGGCCCGCAATCTCGTCACCGATCCCGTCGAGACCGCCGACGGCCTGATCGCCGCCGGTCTGTCGGAGCGGGAGGCAGATGTCGCCCGCCTCGTCGCCGACGGGCGCACCTACAAAGACATCGGTGCACAACTGTTCATCTCGGCCAAGACCGTCGAGCATCACGTGGCTCGGATCCGCCAGCGTCTGGGTGCCGGCACACGAGCCGAGATGCTGGCCACCATTCGCGAGATGACCTGA
- a CDS encoding GNAT family N-acetyltransferase, which produces MPVFPGLVTERLSIRAMGPADADSLWRRRNDPTTAEFQSWSLPFPRERAESMCESFAAVDGPQSDEWWMAAVCDRSTGDVIGDLALHLTFDARSAEIGYTIDRSVWGRGIATEPPLRSRIGSSTTSACHG; this is translated from the coding sequence ATGCCCGTATTCCCCGGACTCGTCACCGAACGCCTGAGCATCCGGGCGATGGGCCCCGCCGATGCCGACAGCTTGTGGCGGCGTCGCAACGACCCCACCACCGCTGAATTCCAGAGTTGGTCGCTGCCGTTTCCGCGCGAGCGGGCCGAGTCGATGTGCGAGTCGTTCGCCGCGGTCGACGGCCCGCAGTCCGACGAGTGGTGGATGGCTGCCGTCTGCGATCGCTCGACCGGCGACGTGATCGGTGACCTCGCGCTCCATCTCACGTTCGACGCCAGGTCGGCCGAGATCGGGTACACGATCGACCGATCGGTGTGGGGACGAGGCATCGCGACCGAGCCGCCGCTGCGCTCGCGGATTGGCTCGTCGACGACGTCGGCGTGTCACGGGTGA
- a CDS encoding Hsp70 family protein, with translation MAIRRRMVAEQRQESRVSYQVGIDLGTTFTAAAVHRDGRSNIFSLGSQTAAMPSVVLLREDETELTGEAAVRRALNEPERVAREFKRRLGDTTPIIVGGAPYSAEQLMARLLTKTLGDIAQREGGAPDRIAITHPANWGPYKIDLLQQAVRIAGIPSDRVDYLTEPEAAAVSYATQERVEPGEIVAVYDLGGGTFDAAVLRRTESGFEIIGRPEGIERMGGIDFDAAVFAHVNRALDGKLQELDPEDPMVMSGVARLRDECVEAKIALSSDTDATIPVLLPNLTTEVRITRSEFEALIRPSLADSIAAMHRAIESADITAADVSKVLLVGGSSRIPLISQMVSSELGRPVAVDADPKHAVALGAAAFASGAASGAASAPTSGSGDALTAASAAAAAPLIVPADEVAGAGAPTLPPTEQQPVHTEPTQPMPAQPAPTPPVPNEAAAAAAMPTAPAAPPMAPSAPPPGGAPAAAQAGGSGSSKLPLVIGAIVAVLVIGIGAFVVLGGGGDSDDDATDTTVANTVAPDTTVAPVEESVPDTTLAPVEESVPDTTVPPEEPVVIDDETLTANVAAAVVAVSPDVQSSVTNSVATLIGQTDEASAAAAVSAAAGVDGIVDVVDQITVLLPDELCTDEMQSFNRWACINSVTYDGTELRASFSFGNAGEELSTAANHLHFFSDEYEPVQAGTPNGPGALSTAGGVWEVWDDPTGFFVDPIAVFGSVPTRLCVEVANANHALENLESGTCWPVEIIEQPQGLVAPQGLVAPQARVDMAVRSRSFCDLDGIQADTASV, from the coding sequence ATGGCAATTCGCCGCCGCATGGTGGCCGAACAACGACAGGAATCACGCGTGAGCTATCAGGTAGGTATCGATCTCGGAACCACGTTCACCGCTGCCGCGGTGCACCGCGACGGGCGGAGCAACATCTTCTCCCTGGGCAGCCAGACCGCGGCGATGCCGTCGGTGGTGCTGTTGCGTGAAGACGAGACCGAACTGACCGGTGAAGCCGCGGTCCGCCGAGCGCTCAACGAGCCCGAGCGCGTCGCACGCGAGTTCAAGCGTCGACTCGGCGACACCACCCCCATCATCGTGGGAGGCGCTCCGTACTCGGCCGAACAGTTGATGGCACGGCTCCTCACCAAGACGCTCGGCGACATCGCGCAACGCGAGGGTGGGGCCCCCGATCGCATCGCCATCACCCATCCCGCCAACTGGGGTCCGTACAAGATCGACCTCCTCCAGCAGGCCGTGCGCATCGCCGGCATCCCCAGCGACCGCGTCGACTACCTCACCGAGCCCGAGGCAGCTGCGGTGTCGTACGCCACCCAGGAGCGAGTCGAGCCCGGCGAGATCGTCGCCGTGTACGACCTCGGCGGTGGCACCTTCGACGCCGCCGTGCTCCGCCGCACCGAGAGCGGGTTCGAGATCATCGGACGTCCCGAAGGCATCGAACGCATGGGTGGCATCGACTTCGACGCTGCCGTGTTCGCCCACGTCAACCGCGCACTCGACGGCAAGCTCCAGGAGCTCGACCCCGAGGACCCGATGGTGATGAGCGGTGTCGCCCGCCTGCGCGACGAGTGCGTCGAGGCCAAGATCGCGCTGTCGTCCGACACCGACGCGACCATCCCCGTGCTGCTCCCCAACCTCACCACCGAGGTGCGCATCACCCGCAGCGAGTTCGAGGCGCTGATCCGCCCATCGCTCGCCGACAGCATCGCGGCGATGCACCGGGCGATCGAGTCGGCCGACATCACCGCCGCCGACGTGTCGAAGGTGCTGCTCGTGGGCGGTTCGAGCCGCATCCCGCTGATCAGCCAGATGGTGTCGTCCGAACTCGGTCGCCCCGTCGCCGTCGACGCTGACCCGAAGCACGCCGTCGCCCTCGGCGCGGCAGCGTTCGCCAGCGGGGCCGCGTCGGGCGCCGCCAGTGCACCGACCAGCGGATCGGGTGACGCGCTCACAGCGGCCTCGGCAGCCGCCGCCGCACCACTGATCGTCCCGGCCGACGAGGTCGCCGGCGCGGGAGCCCCCACCCTGCCTCCCACCGAGCAGCAGCCCGTGCACACCGAGCCGACGCAACCGATGCCGGCGCAGCCTGCTCCGACTCCGCCGGTGCCCAACGAGGCGGCCGCTGCCGCAGCCATGCCCACCGCCCCCGCCGCGCCGCCGATGGCCCCGAGCGCACCGCCTCCGGGCGGTGCCCCCGCTGCAGCTCAGGCCGGAGGGTCCGGGTCGTCGAAACTGCCGCTCGTCATCGGCGCGATCGTGGCGGTCCTCGTGATCGGCATCGGCGCCTTCGTCGTGCTCGGCGGTGGTGGCGACAGCGATGACGACGCGACCGACACGACCGTCGCCAACACGGTGGCCCCCGACACCACGGTCGCCCCGGTCGAAGAATCGGTTCCCGACACGACGCTCGCCCCGGTCGAGGAGTCGGTTCCCGACACCACGGTGCCGCCCGAGGAGCCGGTGGTCATCGACGACGAAACGCTCACCGCCAACGTCGCTGCAGCCGTCGTGGCGGTGAGCCCCGACGTCCAGTCGAGCGTCACCAACTCGGTGGCCACGCTCATCGGCCAGACCGACGAGGCTTCGGCAGCCGCCGCGGTGAGCGCCGCCGCCGGTGTCGACGGCATCGTCGACGTCGTCGACCAGATCACCGTGTTGCTCCCCGACGAGCTCTGCACCGACGAGATGCAGAGCTTCAATCGATGGGCCTGCATCAACAGCGTCACCTACGACGGCACCGAACTCCGTGCTTCGTTCTCGTTCGGCAACGCCGGTGAAGAGCTCAGCACGGCGGCCAACCACTTGCACTTCTTCTCCGACGAGTACGAGCCGGTCCAGGCCGGCACACCGAACGGGCCCGGAGCGCTCTCGACCGCCGGTGGCGTGTGGGAGGTCTGGGACGATCCGACCGGCTTCTTCGTCGACCCGATCGCCGTGTTCGGCAGTGTCCCCACACGACTCTGCGTCGAAGTCGCCAACGCCAACCACGCGCTCGAGAACCTCGAGTCGGGCACCTGCTGGCCCGTCGAGATCATCGAGCAGCCGCAGGGCCTGGTCGCACCGCAGGGTCTCGTCGCACCGCAGGCGCGGGTCGACATGGCAGTGCGTTCACGCTCGTTCTGCGATCTCGACGGAATCCAGGCCGACACCGCCTCCGTCTGA
- a CDS encoding GNAT family N-acetyltransferase, translating into MTHPENLASVVVLERIGMRFEGHTRNSYWVGDDNTDDWLFGMTADDRRSWRSRDLSSPGTVELVEITHHNADEISRLVTHHSQRRFVSSVSKSYGDALFPAPHEGHPVVPWLRGIVADGEPVGFLMMAERTEHHPFPYLWRLLVDRAHQRRGIGSRALEAAIEHARAQGAAGLDVSYVEGPGSPAPLYLQRGFVPTGEIDDGETVARLDDLAAR; encoded by the coding sequence ATGACCCACCCCGAGAACCTCGCGTCGGTCGTCGTGCTCGAGCGCATCGGCATGCGCTTCGAAGGTCATACCCGCAACTCGTACTGGGTCGGCGACGACAACACCGACGACTGGTTGTTCGGCATGACCGCCGACGACCGTCGCTCGTGGCGGTCGCGCGATCTGTCGTCGCCGGGCACGGTCGAGTTGGTCGAGATCACCCACCACAACGCAGACGAGATCAGCCGGCTCGTCACCCATCACAGCCAACGTCGCTTCGTGTCGTCGGTGTCGAAGTCGTACGGCGACGCGCTGTTTCCGGCGCCGCACGAGGGGCATCCGGTGGTGCCGTGGCTCCGCGGCATCGTTGCCGACGGCGAACCGGTCGGCTTCCTCATGATGGCCGAGCGCACCGAACACCACCCGTTTCCGTACCTGTGGCGGCTGCTCGTCGACCGAGCGCACCAGCGCCGTGGCATCGGCTCGAGAGCCCTCGAAGCGGCGATCGAGCACGCCCGCGCACAAGGCGCGGCAGGGCTCGACGTCAGCTACGTGGAGGGGCCTGGCTCCCCTGCGCCGCTCTACCTCCAGCGTGGATTCGTACCGACCGGCGAGATCGACGACGGCGAGACCGTCGCTCGCCTCGATGACCTCGCGGCCCGTTGA
- a CDS encoding LLM class F420-dependent oxidoreductase yields MELADCTIFTEPQQGASYDDLLAVALRAESLGFGAFFRSDHYLAMGGGDGLPGPTDAWITLAGLARDTSTIRLGTLVSSATFRHPGPFAISVAQVDQMSGGRVDFGFGAGWFTEEHEAYGIPFPELGERFDRLEEQFDVITGLWNTPVGETFSYDGAIYQVTDSPALTKPVQSPMPIIVGGGGPKRTPRLAAKHATEFNTPFVPISFFTEQCERVRDACREIDRDPATMTFSAALVACVGDDAEFARRAAAIGREPDDLRENGAAGSPDEVRATLAAWRDAGAERFHLQILDLADLDHLDALADAIRSV; encoded by the coding sequence ATGGAACTGGCTGACTGCACGATCTTCACCGAACCACAGCAGGGGGCGAGCTACGACGACCTGCTGGCGGTGGCGCTCCGGGCCGAATCGCTCGGTTTCGGGGCCTTCTTCCGTTCCGACCACTACCTCGCGATGGGTGGTGGTGACGGTCTGCCCGGGCCGACCGACGCCTGGATCACGCTCGCCGGTCTCGCTCGCGACACCTCGACGATTCGCCTCGGGACGCTCGTGTCGTCGGCGACGTTCCGCCATCCGGGCCCGTTCGCGATCAGCGTCGCCCAGGTCGACCAGATGTCGGGCGGGCGCGTCGATTTCGGGTTCGGTGCCGGGTGGTTCACCGAGGAGCACGAGGCGTACGGCATCCCGTTCCCGGAGTTGGGGGAGCGCTTCGACCGTCTCGAGGAGCAGTTCGACGTGATCACCGGGCTGTGGAACACGCCGGTCGGGGAGACGTTCAGCTACGACGGTGCGATCTATCAGGTGACCGATTCGCCGGCGCTGACCAAGCCGGTCCAGTCACCGATGCCGATCATCGTCGGCGGTGGTGGACCGAAGCGCACCCCGCGCCTCGCGGCGAAGCACGCGACCGAGTTCAACACCCCGTTCGTGCCGATCAGCTTCTTCACCGAACAGTGCGAGCGGGTGCGCGACGCCTGCCGTGAGATCGATCGCGACCCCGCCACGATGACGTTCTCGGCGGCGCTCGTTGCCTGTGTGGGCGACGACGCCGAGTTCGCCCGGCGGGCTGCGGCGATCGGACGCGAGCCCGACGATCTGCGCGAGAACGGCGCTGCTGGCTCGCCCGACGAGGTGCGGGCAACACTCGCCGCGTGGCGTGATGCCGGAGCCGAGCGTTTCCATCTCCAGATCCTCGACCTCGCCGACCTCGATCACCTCGACGCTCTCGCCGACGCCATCCGCAGCGTCTGA
- a CDS encoding NADPH:quinone oxidoreductase family protein, producing MRIWRLQELGFPGESLKLVEEEPPTPGPGQVLIDIEAVGLAFPDVLQCRGMYQVKTGPGHTPGGECCGTVAALGEGVTNVEVGQRVAFLGNGGLAEQVVHSANGVFVVPDGVSPEVAAAIPINYCTTLYALQDRAKLQAGETVLITGAAGGTGTACIQLAKAMGARTIAVAGGKTKVELLEEIGADVVIDHQETPDWVDLVREASGGGVDVAYDPVGGDTFHQVRRCMGWDSRLLVIGFVAGIPEVKTNHALLKSYSIVGVHWGASLAKYPDSVGEQMRTLLDMAAAGTIAPPLYPPYPFDQAATALQDIADRKVHGKVVTVL from the coding sequence ATGCGTATCTGGCGACTGCAGGAGTTGGGATTTCCGGGCGAGAGCCTGAAGCTGGTCGAGGAGGAGCCGCCGACACCCGGTCCGGGACAAGTGCTCATCGACATCGAGGCCGTGGGTCTCGCGTTCCCCGACGTGCTGCAGTGCCGAGGGATGTACCAGGTGAAGACCGGGCCGGGTCACACGCCGGGCGGCGAGTGCTGCGGCACGGTGGCGGCGCTCGGTGAGGGCGTCACCAACGTCGAAGTCGGCCAGCGCGTCGCGTTCCTCGGCAACGGCGGACTGGCCGAACAGGTCGTGCACTCGGCCAACGGCGTGTTCGTCGTGCCCGACGGCGTGTCACCCGAGGTCGCCGCGGCAATCCCGATCAACTACTGCACCACCCTGTACGCGTTGCAAGACCGCGCCAAACTGCAGGCCGGAGAAACGGTGCTGATCACCGGCGCGGCCGGCGGAACCGGAACGGCGTGCATCCAGCTCGCCAAGGCCATGGGAGCCCGCACGATCGCCGTTGCCGGTGGGAAGACCAAGGTCGAGCTGCTCGAGGAGATCGGTGCCGACGTCGTGATCGATCACCAGGAGACGCCCGACTGGGTCGATCTCGTTCGCGAGGCGAGCGGCGGTGGCGTCGACGTCGCCTACGACCCGGTGGGCGGCGACACGTTCCACCAGGTTCGTCGTTGCATGGGCTGGGACAGCCGCCTGCTCGTGATCGGTTTCGTCGCCGGCATCCCCGAGGTCAAGACCAACCACGCACTGTTGAAGAGCTACTCGATCGTCGGCGTGCACTGGGGAGCGTCGCTCGCCAAGTACCCCGACTCGGTCGGCGAGCAGATGCGCACGCTGCTCGACATGGCCGCAGCCGGAACGATCGCTCCGCCGCTCTACCCGCCGTATCCGTTCGACCAGGCCGCCACGGCGCTCCAAGACATCGCCGATCGCAAGGTGCACGGCAAGGTCGTCACCGTTCTCTGA